Proteins encoded together in one Candidatus Neomarinimicrobiota bacterium window:
- a CDS encoding S46 family peptidase has translation MKRILGLCLFITLTIQNLFAVEGMYLPNKLPLKEMRKAGLRLRIEPNADTGYPEIAAGIVNLNGASASFISPEGLILTNHHVAFSGIQQLSTLDDNILEKGFLARTRDKEKHVPRFRASITTSFEDVTQEILHGLTDNMDPVARYDSVTYRIKRIIAREEKGHEKVLIRSFYNGKSYYLIRRLEFNDVRLVYTPPRAIGEFGGNVDNWMWPRHTGDFSIFRIYADSLNNPAKYSDENIPYQPTYYFPLSAKGLKPGDFTMILGYPGITQRYLTAREAAFTLNVEYPDAIRHFEFLVSLMDSLGAENPDKALKFASRIKGLNNYKKKYQGMLDGLKSRDVVGEKRALEEKLSHRDENRDILHQLEDLQKEYEISYHAREQFYNLQRDPRLVAVASDIVRWNNEKKKPDLEREQGFQQRDYDKQQRSMAYYLSSYDETLDKILLHQHLTQILKSPPSERIPFIDSLFSTTGGESVSQAVGTFVENLYSETRLTDPEFRQDILDITPEEFSKIQDPLILFARLLEKQAREFRKEGKKRSGQRMVLMPRYFDALRVFLDHTVYPDANGTLRCSYGHINGYSPADAIWYEPFTTLKGVLEKDRGEHPFKVPESIKSIHLNQRNQPFYDKRLQDFPVNFLHTMDITNGNSGSAVLDKKGRIVGIAFDGNYEAMTSDWIYDNELTRAISVDIRYLLLILTDIEKADELLNELTIIQ, from the coding sequence ATGAAAAGAATCCTTGGATTATGCCTGTTTATAACCTTAACGATTCAAAATCTGTTTGCTGTTGAAGGCATGTATCTTCCCAACAAATTGCCCTTGAAAGAAATGCGGAAAGCCGGTCTTCGCCTGAGAATCGAGCCGAATGCCGATACGGGCTACCCGGAAATTGCAGCGGGTATTGTGAACCTGAACGGTGCTTCTGCTTCATTTATCTCGCCGGAGGGACTCATCCTCACCAATCATCATGTGGCATTCAGCGGGATTCAACAACTCAGCACCCTCGATGATAATATTCTGGAGAAAGGGTTCCTTGCCCGCACCCGTGACAAAGAAAAGCATGTCCCCCGTTTCCGGGCCTCTATTACGACCTCTTTTGAGGATGTTACTCAGGAAATTTTACACGGCCTTACCGACAATATGGATCCTGTCGCACGATATGATTCTGTAACTTACCGGATCAAACGCATCATTGCCCGGGAAGAAAAAGGCCATGAGAAGGTTCTGATCCGTTCCTTTTACAATGGAAAATCCTATTATTTAATTCGCCGCCTTGAATTTAATGATGTGCGTCTTGTCTATACACCTCCCCGGGCTATTGGTGAATTTGGCGGGAATGTTGACAATTGGATGTGGCCACGCCATACAGGGGATTTTTCCATTTTTCGCATCTATGCCGATTCTTTAAACAATCCGGCAAAATATTCAGATGAAAATATCCCCTATCAACCTACATACTATTTCCCCCTTTCTGCGAAAGGCTTGAAACCCGGGGATTTCACTATGATTCTGGGATATCCCGGAATTACACAGCGTTATCTGACCGCCCGGGAAGCCGCATTTACCCTCAATGTGGAATACCCGGACGCAATCCGTCATTTTGAATTTCTGGTAAGTCTTATGGATTCCCTGGGCGCCGAAAATCCGGATAAAGCTCTGAAGTTTGCCTCCAGAATCAAGGGACTGAACAACTACAAAAAAAAATATCAGGGAATGCTGGATGGATTAAAAAGCCGGGATGTTGTCGGAGAAAAACGTGCTTTGGAAGAAAAACTTAGTCATCGTGATGAAAACCGGGACATTTTACATCAACTGGAAGACCTGCAGAAAGAATACGAAATAAGCTATCATGCCCGGGAGCAATTTTACAATTTGCAGAGGGATCCCCGTCTTGTCGCAGTGGCCTCGGATATTGTCCGGTGGAATAATGAAAAGAAAAAACCGGATCTGGAACGGGAACAGGGGTTTCAACAGAGGGATTACGATAAACAACAGCGTTCCATGGCTTATTATTTGTCCTCTTATGACGAAACACTGGATAAAATCCTCCTGCACCAACATCTTACACAAATTTTGAAGTCACCGCCATCAGAGCGGATTCCTTTCATCGATTCACTTTTTTCCACGACAGGAGGAGAATCTGTTTCTCAGGCTGTAGGGACATTTGTGGAAAATCTCTACTCCGAAACCCGGTTGACGGATCCGGAGTTCAGGCAAGATATCCTGGATATCACGCCGGAAGAATTCAGTAAAATTCAGGATCCTCTCATTCTTTTTGCGCGTTTGCTGGAAAAACAAGCCCGGGAATTCAGGAAAGAAGGTAAAAAACGCTCCGGCCAGAGAATGGTCCTCATGCCACGCTATTTTGATGCATTGAGAGTATTTCTTGACCACACCGTTTATCCGGACGCCAACGGAACCCTTCGCTGTTCATATGGCCATATCAATGGATATTCACCGGCTGATGCTATCTGGTATGAACCTTTTACCACCCTGAAAGGCGTATTGGAAAAGGATCGTGGTGAACACCCATTCAAAGTTCCTGAATCCATAAAATCCATTCATCTGAATCAACGGAATCAACCTTTTTATGATAAACGGCTTCAGGATTTCCCTGTCAATTTTCTCCATACCATGGATATTACCAACGGGAATTCCGGAAGTGCCGTCCTGGATAAAAAGGGACGCATTGTAGGAATTGCTTTTGATGGAAATTATGAAGCCATGACCAGCGACTGGATTTATGACAACGAACTGACCCGGGCTATATCGGTGGATATCCGCTACCTGTTGCTCATTCTGACAGATATTGAAAAGGCAGATGAGCTGTTGAATGAACTGACAATCATTCAATAG
- a CDS encoding 4Fe-4S binding protein: MAKQYNNRLKQTIQLTILGLIVLFMLIPLFKKDFVVDFEAYCPFGGLMTLGSKAWLGSLSCSMSATQLFMGVALVVGIILFGKLFCGYICPIGTVIEHLRKLAAKIGLKTITLKGWPDRALRVLKYFILYFTAYFSITSSELFCKKFDPYYGVTSGFDVDTVLWWSLSALFIVLVVSVFVRYFWCKYLCPLSAVSNIAANVLVSAPILVVYLILRWAGVDLHVAWLLGALALSGAATEIFRYKFFGLTPFRIKVNESQCTSCALCDQKCPQGIEVHNYKTVDHPDCTLCMDCVKTCPTKGAIHFWKWNKTWIPPVIIAVLFVLALIFASNYEIATISERWGDYRNVENVQSVELEDLRSIKCYGSAKSLQGKLMRKPGIIGLDAYASEHRVIIFYNGDVLDESGVMRAVFSPSKYKIHSPEPSIDQVDILQVGVYELFDGYDNYDLYRMLAKHKGVFAFKTEFGEPVMVDIYFDQNLESVDDILKTINGGEYIMVKEGKEETVYVEFETAEGEKLLDPISFRDFVLEFFPAVKQTFNNYETYELSELKVLEIGLPEAENSSYKRNLSYYISHLSGNDGIVRFETLYTDRPIAHIYFDPTQVDSAEIVEMLTSPTMTVYLRDGSSRDFDNPFHPEEPFKVIPAP; the protein is encoded by the coding sequence ATGGCGAAGCAATATAACAATCGTTTGAAACAAACGATTCAACTGACAATCCTGGGACTCATTGTTCTTTTCATGCTGATTCCGCTGTTTAAAAAGGATTTTGTCGTAGATTTTGAAGCCTATTGTCCTTTCGGTGGATTGATGACACTGGGCAGTAAGGCCTGGCTTGGGAGTCTGTCCTGTTCCATGAGTGCAACACAACTCTTTATGGGTGTTGCCCTTGTCGTAGGTATCATCCTTTTCGGCAAACTCTTCTGCGGGTATATCTGTCCGATTGGAACGGTAATTGAACACCTGCGGAAACTGGCTGCAAAAATCGGATTGAAAACAATTACCCTGAAGGGATGGCCGGATCGTGCTCTGCGGGTTTTAAAGTATTTTATCCTCTATTTCACGGCTTACTTTTCCATTACATCCAGTGAGCTTTTTTGTAAAAAGTTTGATCCATATTATGGGGTAACGTCCGGTTTTGATGTGGATACAGTCCTTTGGTGGTCATTGAGTGCTCTCTTTATCGTCCTTGTCGTTTCTGTTTTTGTACGCTACTTCTGGTGCAAGTATCTGTGTCCTCTTTCAGCCGTCAGTAACATCGCTGCCAATGTTCTGGTTTCAGCTCCTATTCTTGTGGTATATCTCATACTCCGTTGGGCCGGTGTGGATTTGCATGTGGCCTGGCTTTTGGGGGCATTGGCACTCAGTGGAGCGGCAACGGAAATCTTCCGTTACAAGTTTTTTGGTTTGACTCCCTTCAGGATTAAAGTCAACGAGTCTCAGTGCACAAGCTGTGCCCTTTGCGATCAAAAATGTCCCCAGGGCATTGAAGTCCATAATTATAAAACAGTGGACCATCCGGATTGTACCCTGTGTATGGATTGTGTAAAAACCTGCCCTACAAAGGGCGCCATTCATTTCTGGAAATGGAACAAGACCTGGATTCCCCCGGTCATCATTGCCGTACTCTTTGTCCTGGCTCTCATCTTTGCAAGCAATTATGAAATCGCCACAATCAGCGAGCGCTGGGGAGATTACCGGAATGTAGAAAATGTTCAATCGGTTGAACTTGAAGATCTGCGATCTATCAAGTGTTATGGTAGTGCTAAAAGTTTACAGGGAAAACTGATGCGTAAGCCCGGTATCATCGGCCTGGATGCCTATGCCAGTGAGCACAGGGTAATTATCTTTTATAACGGGGATGTGTTGGATGAGAGTGGTGTGATGAGAGCCGTTTTTTCTCCCAGCAAATATAAAATACATTCTCCCGAACCCTCCATTGATCAGGTGGATATCCTGCAAGTCGGTGTTTATGAACTTTTTGACGGATACGACAACTATGATTTATACCGGATGTTAGCCAAACATAAAGGGGTTTTTGCCTTTAAAACAGAATTTGGCGAACCGGTTATGGTAGATATTTACTTTGATCAGAATCTTGAATCCGTTGACGATATTTTAAAGACGATCAATGGCGGTGAATATATTATGGTGAAAGAGGGAAAAGAAGAGACGGTTTATGTCGAATTTGAAACCGCCGAAGGCGAAAAACTCCTCGATCCTATATCTTTCAGGGATTTTGTCCTGGAATTCTTTCCTGCCGTAAAGCAAACCTTTAACAATTATGAAACATACGAATTGTCGGAGCTGAAAGTTCTGGAAATCGGTTTACCTGAAGCAGAAAACAGTTCCTATAAGCGGAATTTGAGTTATTATATCAGCCATTTATCCGGAAATGACGGGATTGTACGTTTTGAAACTCTGTATACGGACAGACCCATAGCTCATATTTACTTTGATCCGACACAGGTGGACTCTGCGGAAATCGTGGAAATGCTGACATCTCCCACCATGACGGTGTATCTCCGGGATGGTTCGTCCCGGGATTTTGATAATCCCTTCCATCCTGAAGAACCCTTTAAGGTGATCCCGGCACCCTGA
- a CDS encoding lamin tail domain-containing protein: protein MRKVLTLVMVLLSATFLMGQTWEVVKEQSISFEPADVYFHDAQNGVLVGGEGAIYLTTDGAKTLTPVIAADPAVPDLADVHFADANNGYAVGDDGLILKTTDGGSNWIDVSDTSVVVDLAGVAVISDQVAYVAGDDSTLLKTTDGGANWVKSTFNFNNADLDGGIAFYDADHGIVIADANGGDAWYTTDGGANWNYSPLAGYFPVGTTSSRLYDIDVAGTTFVVVGYHRTTFISKDNGQTWTQSGPFSYEYDRNITVDVIDDNTIYVGGNDGWLLKTTDAGANWDTLYFNTGNDAEIVHFVNADEGFVFGNYSQWMATSDGGATFEPINEWPSSSFWGLALPTDTKVMVTDWSGGDMTVSEDLGLTWSYPSNAITQTVVSIYEIEFADENTGLLAGSNGLVKKTTDGGQTFTFVDNPMAQMSRKHINALRYLDENTVLAGGSSGIIMKSTDGGDNWVEISSEGSSTVYDFWPVSPDLTIASVGSGQILYADADLDTFYLARDYGKMSMRAVESRNGVLLIGASSGEIYRTTDFNALDSMEVVFTDPDGNDIYDLEFVTDDLVYAVGRRGRIYKSEDAGANWVQDVSGVEVSEPTLQKCAYRNNVLWAVGQKGVILKLDMTPEEPVTGIVINEILANNVEAADDNFIEFYNTNAEAVDIGGLYLSTDSESPLEWQIPDTDPTATTIPGGGYLVMWADNLPNEGTLHAGVLLDAAGGYIGLVQNLNDTPTIVDSYTYEAQSPDTAVGRYPDGTDTWQEMPATPGAANEEFPPVSVVNELPKTFAVHENYPNPFNPETTIRFDLPERMNVTVQVYNILGELVKTLVDNTQMPAGYHSIRWNGTNQMGMSVASGIYLYHVEAGTHQSTHRMVLLK from the coding sequence ATGCGAAAAGTGTTAACACTTGTAATGGTTCTTCTCTCGGCAACATTTCTCATGGGACAAACCTGGGAAGTTGTCAAAGAACAATCCATTTCCTTTGAACCGGCAGACGTATACTTTCACGATGCCCAGAATGGTGTTCTTGTAGGAGGAGAAGGCGCGATTTATTTAACGACAGACGGTGCGAAGACACTCACACCGGTTATTGCTGCCGATCCGGCCGTTCCGGATCTGGCTGATGTCCATTTTGCAGATGCCAATAACGGTTATGCTGTGGGAGATGATGGCTTGATTTTGAAAACAACGGATGGCGGCAGTAACTGGATTGATGTCTCCGATACCAGTGTGGTTGTTGATCTGGCCGGTGTTGCTGTGATTTCAGATCAGGTTGCCTATGTAGCCGGCGATGATTCAACATTGCTGAAAACGACGGACGGCGGCGCAAACTGGGTCAAAAGCACCTTTAATTTTAACAATGCCGATCTGGACGGTGGTATTGCTTTTTATGATGCGGACCATGGCATAGTTATCGCTGATGCTAATGGAGGTGATGCCTGGTATACGACGGACGGAGGTGCAAATTGGAATTATAGTCCTTTGGCCGGCTATTTCCCTGTAGGAACCACCAGTTCACGTCTGTATGATATTGATGTGGCCGGAACAACCTTCGTTGTCGTGGGATACCATCGGACCACCTTCATTTCCAAGGATAACGGACAAACCTGGACACAAAGCGGGCCCTTTTCTTATGAGTACGACCGGAACATCACGGTTGATGTCATCGACGACAATACCATTTACGTGGGAGGAAACGATGGATGGCTTCTGAAAACAACCGATGCCGGTGCCAATTGGGATACCCTCTATTTCAATACCGGAAATGATGCAGAGATTGTCCACTTTGTCAATGCCGATGAAGGCTTTGTTTTCGGAAATTATTCCCAGTGGATGGCTACCTCAGACGGAGGTGCAACATTTGAACCCATCAATGAATGGCCCTCATCCTCATTTTGGGGACTTGCACTGCCGACAGATACCAAAGTGATGGTTACCGACTGGAGCGGTGGTGACATGACGGTAAGTGAAGATCTGGGACTTACATGGTCTTATCCATCCAACGCGATTACGCAAACCGTTGTCTCTATCTATGAAATTGAATTTGCCGATGAAAACACCGGTTTGCTTGCCGGTAGCAACGGACTGGTTAAAAAAACCACCGATGGCGGACAGACCTTTACCTTTGTCGACAATCCCATGGCTCAGATGTCCCGGAAACACATCAATGCCTTGCGCTATCTGGATGAAAATACTGTTCTGGCTGGGGGATCATCCGGAATAATTATGAAATCCACGGATGGTGGGGATAACTGGGTAGAAATCAGCAGTGAAGGCAGCAGCACAGTGTATGACTTCTGGCCCGTATCTCCCGATCTGACCATTGCGTCTGTCGGAAGCGGCCAAATCCTCTATGCCGATGCTGACCTGGATACCTTTTATCTTGCCCGGGATTATGGAAAGATGTCCATGCGTGCCGTAGAATCCAGAAACGGTGTATTGTTGATTGGTGCTTCATCAGGTGAAATTTACCGGACAACGGATTTCAATGCCCTGGATTCTATGGAAGTCGTTTTTACGGATCCCGACGGGAACGATATCTATGATTTGGAATTTGTTACGGATGACCTGGTGTATGCCGTGGGTCGTCGTGGACGGATCTATAAATCAGAAGATGCCGGAGCGAACTGGGTGCAGGACGTATCCGGAGTGGAAGTCTCTGAGCCCACACTGCAAAAATGCGCATATCGGAACAATGTCCTCTGGGCAGTGGGTCAGAAAGGTGTGATCCTCAAACTGGATATGACACCGGAAGAACCTGTGACAGGTATCGTCATCAATGAAATTCTGGCGAACAATGTTGAAGCCGCCGATGATAATTTCATTGAATTCTACAACACGAATGCCGAAGCCGTTGACATTGGAGGTTTGTATCTCTCAACTGATTCTGAATCTCCTTTGGAATGGCAAATCCCCGATACGGATCCGACAGCAACCACAATTCCCGGCGGGGGATACCTGGTGATGTGGGCCGATAACCTGCCCAATGAAGGTACGCTTCATGCAGGTGTTTTGCTGGATGCTGCCGGCGGATATATCGGACTGGTTCAAAATCTGAATGATACACCCACGATTGTGGATTCATATACCTATGAAGCTCAGTCCCCCGATACAGCTGTTGGCCGCTATCCCGACGGGACAGACACATGGCAGGAAATGCCGGCGACACCCGGTGCCGCCAACGAAGAGTTCCCGCCTGTTTCTGTTGTGAATGAGTTACCGAAAACATTCGCTGTTCATGAGAACTATCCCAATCCCTTCAACCCGGAAACAACCATCCGGTTTGATCTTCCGGAACGGATGAATGTCACGGTGCAAGTCTACAATATTCTGGGTGAACTGGTTAAAACACTGGTAGACAACACGCAGATGCCGGCCGGATATCATAGTATCCGCTGGAACGGGACAAACCAGATGGGTATGTCCGTAGCAAGCGGTATCTACCTCTACCATGTAGAGGCCGGTACACATCAGTCTACACATCGTATGGTACTGCTTAAGTAA
- a CDS encoding DUF4876 domain-containing protein, with translation MVKHFMKLIAFLCVVAFLLFSCMEVDDKPPEYEGTQQKNLMIRLDTTSLGKFFNGQSAVLPGIPVVLTNQDYEGFVRTGYTDDSGWVCFDSLLNGYYIASVGVDYPFDNALDTSRVTGQQEFYVHDEVPVTDTLTVRVSGNPGLKINEIYYMGPPNKIFYFFDQFIELYNASSETIYLDGMIVCRMGSCTIGADNVTYIFQFPGEPVTGREYPVEPGEFVVLAQDAMNHVIVQRNDTLVNSIDLSDADWEFVNSQDYADTDNPDVPNLDNIEEGHRRDFMIALGNDVVLIADGRDINYADGIDMETIIDVVEYSSSSTNVKDITEELDAGWAGVGAIKYSGQSIERIEPGFDTDNSTIDFIILDTPTPGYHHE, from the coding sequence ATGGTGAAACATTTTATGAAACTGATCGCCTTTTTATGTGTTGTGGCTTTCCTTCTCTTTTCTTGTATGGAAGTGGATGATAAGCCGCCGGAATATGAGGGAACGCAGCAGAAAAACCTGATGATTCGCCTGGATACAACTTCTCTGGGGAAGTTTTTTAACGGGCAGAGTGCTGTTTTACCGGGAATCCCGGTTGTGTTGACAAACCAGGATTATGAAGGTTTTGTAAGGACCGGATACACCGATGACAGCGGATGGGTCTGTTTCGATAGTCTGCTAAATGGTTATTATATAGCCAGTGTGGGCGTTGATTACCCCTTTGATAATGCCCTTGATACTTCCCGGGTTACGGGACAACAGGAGTTTTACGTTCATGATGAAGTCCCGGTAACCGACACGCTGACAGTACGTGTCAGCGGAAATCCCGGACTCAAGATTAATGAAATATATTACATGGGTCCCCCCAATAAGATTTTTTACTTCTTTGATCAATTTATTGAATTGTATAATGCCTCTTCTGAAACAATCTATCTGGACGGAATGATTGTGTGTCGGATGGGATCCTGTACCATCGGCGCGGATAATGTCACCTATATTTTTCAATTTCCCGGTGAGCCTGTGACAGGTCGTGAATATCCCGTAGAACCCGGAGAATTTGTCGTTTTGGCCCAGGATGCCATGAATCATGTGATCGTTCAGAGGAATGATACGCTTGTGAACAGCATTGATTTATCAGATGCAGACTGGGAATTTGTGAATTCACAGGATTATGCCGACACAGACAATCCGGATGTACCGAACCTCGATAATATCGAAGAGGGACACCGGCGGGATTTTATGATTGCTCTTGGGAATGATGTGGTGCTGATTGCAGACGGCCGGGATATCAATTACGCAGATGGTATCGATATGGAAACAATCATCGATGTCGTGGAATACAGCTCTTCGTCCACGAATGTTAAAGATATTACAGAAGAACTGGATGCCGGGTGGGCCGGTGTGGGAGCCATTAAGTACAGTGGACAATCCATTGAACGTATTGAACCCGGTTTTGATACGGATAACAGTACTATCGATTTTATCATTCTTGATACACCAACCCCCGGATATCACCATGAATAG
- a CDS encoding TonB-dependent receptor, translated as MKKRLLHFCLILLILVAGASASVIRGKVICHMDKAVIPEALIVLEDPEDDNFQMETMSDKEGFFMFRDVPPGRYKLAALKEGFYNNSLFDFDVLQDQTYDVTIRLINQKGRWNSEYCFMIGGIEVKAVEKDVIQSEMVTTRRIDSGEIDHLQADNLGDVLTLVPGVEKSRQIGLSSDQSIGIRKVASSYTTLSGNETFGTTVMVDGNVINNDAMITGMSSSLTSGIDLRTIPADDIESVEVITGIPSVEYSNFADGVIKVKTKRGQVRSRLKGKFNPDTKGASFSSGLKVPFGGTLDYHVNYAYSERNIRKKGDEYHRFYLSTAYSGEAFDKKLNYVLKGRYTRSLDDEKPTDANKVGRHSHDYRTSGGLILKYKPDPQLMYSNYFNVDMNRKNNYRSRWVNDQIDTVYGYIGELWEDGREWDISYKLLRDKTVKRKNGNETGTLFGLEFNYQKNTGSGVHLDSIYNYYGAYSTRRSYSFDVYPGFPKFSVYGERNWKWTVNDRSVEMMLGLRYDAINVRGLDISIGRDDVSFLNARQGEFLSPRFNTRIELADGLFWRFGAGRSVKSISLSHVYRNSAYVQTFIDSQWVEVEYKQQNPDLKSYYTDKLETSLDWKATDWLGLTLTAYYQESKDQPSTIAYPVGYEINPDTLTSLTYSLMENAAWSKDRGVEFSLKTKRVKNLKFVFNATYRYSLRGKEGRYYDSSVDTSWEEIWVPNHETWKHKIILGQQTSYINQVLGVWFTVDLQYIPFDQKRTVYKSNSIETVLEDHPVTLYQGMTYWYDAERWEYGDHWIVNARLSKSVGQNTEVSLYVNNLFDDPGIWIDPYRGNIYKLNVPIYYGLEVSTQW; from the coding sequence ATGAAGAAAAGACTTTTACATTTTTGCCTGATACTTTTGATCCTTGTCGCCGGGGCTTCGGCCTCGGTGATCAGGGGTAAAGTCATTTGTCACATGGATAAAGCCGTGATCCCCGAAGCACTGATTGTGCTTGAAGATCCTGAAGACGACAACTTCCAGATGGAAACGATGTCAGATAAAGAAGGCTTTTTCATGTTCCGGGATGTCCCTCCCGGACGGTATAAGCTGGCAGCCCTGAAAGAAGGGTTCTACAATAACAGCCTTTTTGATTTTGATGTTTTACAGGATCAAACGTATGATGTAACAATCCGCCTGATCAATCAAAAAGGGCGCTGGAATTCTGAATACTGTTTTATGATCGGCGGTATCGAAGTGAAGGCCGTGGAAAAGGATGTTATCCAGAGCGAGATGGTGACAACACGCCGTATTGACAGCGGGGAAATTGATCATCTCCAGGCCGATAATCTGGGTGATGTTCTGACCCTTGTTCCCGGTGTGGAAAAATCCCGGCAGATTGGCCTGTCCTCAGATCAAAGCATTGGTATCCGGAAAGTGGCGAGCAGTTATACTACCTTGTCCGGAAACGAGACCTTCGGGACAACAGTGATGGTGGATGGCAACGTAATCAATAACGACGCCATGATTACCGGAATGAGCAGTTCCCTTACTTCCGGTATCGATTTGCGAACCATCCCCGCAGACGATATTGAAAGTGTCGAAGTCATTACCGGTATTCCCTCTGTTGAATACAGCAATTTTGCCGATGGCGTGATTAAGGTTAAAACAAAACGGGGTCAGGTCCGTTCACGGCTGAAAGGTAAATTCAACCCCGATACCAAGGGTGCCAGTTTCAGCAGCGGATTGAAGGTTCCCTTTGGAGGCACGCTGGATTACCATGTAAACTACGCCTACAGCGAACGGAATATCCGGAAAAAGGGCGATGAATATCACCGCTTCTACCTGAGTACGGCTTACTCCGGTGAAGCTTTTGATAAAAAGCTGAATTATGTGCTGAAAGGAAGATATACCCGGTCTTTGGATGATGAAAAACCGACAGATGCCAATAAAGTAGGGCGCCATAGCCATGATTACAGAACAAGCGGCGGACTCATCCTGAAATACAAACCGGATCCACAACTGATGTATTCCAACTATTTCAATGTGGATATGAACCGCAAGAATAACTACCGCAGCCGGTGGGTTAATGATCAGATTGATACGGTTTACGGGTATATTGGTGAGCTCTGGGAAGACGGCAGAGAGTGGGATATAAGCTACAAGCTGCTTCGGGACAAAACGGTCAAACGGAAAAACGGGAATGAAACCGGAACTCTCTTCGGATTGGAATTCAACTATCAGAAAAATACCGGCAGCGGCGTTCATCTGGATTCTATTTACAACTACTATGGTGCTTACAGCACTCGCCGGAGCTACTCGTTTGATGTTTATCCCGGTTTCCCAAAATTCAGTGTGTACGGTGAACGGAACTGGAAATGGACGGTCAATGACCGTTCTGTTGAGATGATGCTCGGCCTGCGTTATGACGCTATCAACGTCCGCGGGCTGGATATAAGCATCGGCAGGGACGATGTTTCTTTTCTGAATGCACGTCAGGGAGAATTTCTAAGCCCGCGTTTCAATACCCGGATCGAACTGGCGGATGGTCTTTTTTGGCGATTTGGTGCAGGACGCAGTGTCAAGTCGATTTCCCTGAGCCATGTATACCGGAATTCAGCCTATGTCCAGACTTTCATTGATTCCCAGTGGGTGGAAGTGGAATATAAACAACAGAACCCGGATTTGAAGTCTTATTATACGGACAAGCTGGAAACCAGTCTGGACTGGAAAGCAACGGACTGGCTTGGACTGACTCTGACAGCCTACTATCAGGAATCGAAGGATCAACCTTCTACGATAGCTTATCCTGTCGGATATGAAATCAACCCCGATACCCTTACCTCTCTCACCTACAGCCTGATGGAAAATGCCGCCTGGAGTAAAGACAGGGGGGTTGAATTTTCCCTGAAAACAAAGCGGGTTAAGAATCTGAAGTTTGTATTCAATGCCACGTATCGCTATTCTCTCCGGGGTAAAGAGGGCCGGTATTACGACAGTTCCGTGGATACCTCATGGGAAGAAATCTGGGTCCCCAATCACGAAACCTGGAAACACAAAATCATCCTCGGCCAGCAAACATCATATATTAATCAGGTTTTGGGCGTATGGTTCACGGTGGATCTGCAGTATATCCCCTTTGATCAAAAAAGAACTGTTTACAAATCGAATTCCATTGAAACAGTCCTCGAAGATCACCCGGTTACTCTCTACCAGGGAATGACATACTGGTATGATGCTGAACGCTGGGAATATGGTGATCATTGGATTGTAAATGCACGATTGAGTAAATCGGTGGGACAAAACACGGAAGTGTCACTGTACGTAAACAATCTCTTTGATGATCCGGGTATATGGATTGATCCCTACCGGGGAAATATTTATAAATTGAATGTGCCCATTTATTACGGACTGGAGGTCAGTACGCAATGGTGA